From the genome of Microscilla marina ATCC 23134, one region includes:
- a CDS encoding deoxynucleoside kinase gives MHIAIAGNIGAGKTTLASKLAEHYNWIPCFESVEDNPYLEDFYGDMQKWAFHLQIHFLNHRFNQVVQVQQNPLPTIQDRTIYEDAHIFAKGLHTSGIMSPRDFTNYWKVYNTMLSFVASPDVLIYLKGDLPKLMEQIKRRGREYEQDLEDYVADLNVHYNHWIKGYKESPLIIYDINESDFLRSESDWEHLLHQIDQVLIDKKGIISH, from the coding sequence ATGCATATTGCAATTGCAGGAAACATTGGGGCGGGTAAAACCACCCTCGCCAGTAAACTGGCAGAACACTATAACTGGATACCTTGCTTTGAATCGGTAGAGGATAATCCTTATTTGGAGGATTTTTATGGCGACATGCAAAAGTGGGCTTTTCATTTACAAATACATTTTCTAAATCACCGCTTCAATCAAGTAGTACAAGTACAGCAAAACCCTTTGCCTACCATTCAGGATAGAACTATTTACGAAGATGCGCACATTTTTGCCAAAGGTTTGCATACATCAGGCATTATGAGCCCACGCGACTTTACAAACTACTGGAAGGTATACAACACCATGCTTTCGTTTGTGGCGTCGCCCGATGTGCTTATTTACCTCAAAGGAGACCTACCTAAATTGATGGAACAAATAAAAAGGCGTGGGCGGGAATATGAGCAGGATTTGGAAGACTACGTGGCAGACCTTAATGTACACTATAACCATTGGATTAAAGGATATAAAGAGAGCCCTTTGATAATATATGATATCAATGAGTCTGATTTTTTGCGCAGTGAAAGCGATTGGGAGCATTTATTACATCAGATTGACCAGGTACTTATCGATAAAAAAGGGATCATTTCTCATTAA
- a CDS encoding DUF4097 family beta strand repeat-containing protein: MKKLLKLGALVIIISWQHASLHAQKVTEKIQKKLAKTKVLVVDNINGTVTIQGSNNSSIDITAEKIITGDSEKEVAQGTKETSLAMFTRNDSAIVHVKNPYIFYRHNSSRRRNFGGYRWDNADQKDTGYNFKFNITVKVPQNIHLVIHTINDGDISIANTQGEIIVNNINGSITLDNVVGKTKARTINGQLKAKYRQIPNANSSYYTLNGDIKVSYPQSFSAQLRFKSFNGEFYTDYPIEYLPTQVTQNASRNGKKKIYKINKYTAVKVGKGGKVFKFETFNGNIYINKQR; encoded by the coding sequence ATGAAAAAATTATTAAAGCTTGGAGCACTCGTCATTATCATAAGTTGGCAACATGCCTCTTTGCATGCGCAAAAGGTTACTGAGAAAATACAAAAAAAATTAGCCAAAACCAAAGTGCTGGTAGTAGATAATATCAATGGGACAGTTACCATTCAAGGGAGCAACAATAGTAGCATTGACATAACTGCCGAAAAGATTATTACCGGAGACAGCGAGAAAGAAGTAGCCCAAGGCACTAAAGAAACTTCTTTGGCAATGTTTACCCGAAATGATAGTGCCATTGTACACGTTAAAAATCCTTATATATTTTATCGGCATAACTCCAGTAGAAGACGAAACTTTGGAGGTTATCGATGGGACAATGCAGACCAGAAAGATACAGGGTATAATTTCAAATTCAATATTACCGTCAAGGTTCCTCAAAATATTCACCTAGTGATACATACCATCAACGATGGAGATATTAGTATTGCCAATACACAAGGCGAGATAATAGTGAATAACATCAATGGCTCAATTACATTGGATAACGTGGTAGGCAAAACTAAAGCCCGAACCATCAATGGACAACTTAAGGCTAAATACCGTCAAATACCTAATGCAAATTCTTCTTACTATACCCTCAATGGAGATATAAAAGTAAGTTATCCTCAAAGTTTTTCGGCACAACTCCGCTTTAAGTCGTTTAACGGAGAGTTTTATACTGACTATCCTATTGAATACCTGCCCACTCAGGTAACCCAAAACGCCTCCAGAAACGGCAAAAAAAAGATTTATAAAATCAATAAATATACTGCTGTAAAAGTCGGTAAAGGAGGAAAAGTATTTAAGTTTGAAACGTTTAACGGTAATATCTATATCAACAAACAGAGGTAG
- a CDS encoding DUF3307 domain-containing protein, giving the protein MLQILLHLIGDYLLQNDWMAARKTRFDLEGWLACSIHSILYTLPFMFFFTPTTCAIILVTHFLIDKFQLALYWIKLINWRKESTNYGFSDKKPVWVALWLFVIIDNSFHLIINYAAICYFSLYNCSCVQ; this is encoded by the coding sequence ATGTTACAAATATTATTGCATTTAATCGGGGACTACCTTTTACAGAACGATTGGATGGCAGCGCGTAAAACCCGCTTTGACTTAGAAGGATGGCTGGCGTGTAGTATACACAGTATATTATACACCTTACCCTTCATGTTTTTCTTTACACCAACAACTTGCGCAATCATATTGGTTACTCATTTTCTGATTGACAAATTTCAATTAGCCCTATATTGGATCAAGTTAATTAATTGGCGCAAAGAAAGCACCAATTACGGTTTTTCAGACAAAAAACCAGTGTGGGTGGCGTTGTGGTTGTTCGTAATTATAGACAATTCTTTTCACTTGATCATAAACTACGCAGCTATATGCTATTTTAGCCTGTATAACTGTAGTTGTGTACAATAA
- a CDS encoding Uma2 family endonuclease, with translation MGQAEPLKTHYTYEEYLELEQTEGIRYEYYQGEIFAMAGSTKRHNRISRNTLFLFEQSLNDNCEAFIGDVKVEINQHKHYVYPDVVVTCDANDVANDQEVYVKHPSLVVEVLSKSTQGYDKNEKQKAYMRLPSLEYYMLIEQNTCEIELYSRQKDLWSYALYNDPNQVIALPKLNLSLKVSDVYKRVKFD, from the coding sequence ATGGGACAAGCAGAACCACTTAAAACTCATTATACTTACGAAGAGTACCTCGAACTGGAACAAACCGAAGGCATTCGTTATGAATACTATCAGGGCGAAATATTTGCCATGGCAGGTAGTACCAAAAGGCATAATCGTATATCGAGAAATACTCTATTCTTATTTGAACAATCACTCAATGATAATTGCGAAGCTTTTATTGGCGATGTAAAAGTAGAAATCAATCAACACAAGCACTATGTATACCCTGATGTGGTAGTTACCTGTGATGCCAATGATGTAGCAAACGACCAAGAAGTGTATGTAAAACACCCTTCTTTGGTGGTAGAAGTCCTCTCTAAGTCTACCCAAGGCTATGACAAAAATGAAAAGCAAAAAGCGTATATGCGCTTGCCTTCACTTGAGTATTACATGTTAATAGAACAAAACACTTGTGAAATAGAGCTTTACAGCCGCCAAAAAGATTTATGGTCTTATGCTCTTTATAATGACCCCAATCAAGTCATTGCCTTGCCCAAATTGAACTTAAGCCTTAAGGTAAGTGATGTTTATAAGCGAGTAAAATTTGATTAA
- a CDS encoding lysophospholipid acyltransferase family protein, whose protein sequence is MKWFRQLYRIWLLLCFAIPFLLLLPLFIIIIFYQPGRRFIKQLNNLWARCFFVGGFIPYKVIYEAKPLSKKSYVYCANHTSVLDIIAMGLVVRGPYSFMGKAELGKIPLFGFMFSRLHIPVNRVSKTQSYQALQKALDTVDKGFSILMYPEGTRSKKAPKLQRFKDGAFKIAIEKQVPIVPVTMPYNWKILGNDSLPNWHKGKAIVHKPIETQGLTMDDLAMLKQQTFTVIDNELKKYYEPQLATERRSSNAS, encoded by the coding sequence ATGAAATGGTTTAGACAACTATACAGAATATGGCTTTTACTTTGTTTTGCCATTCCTTTCCTGTTATTACTTCCTCTGTTTATTATCATTATTTTTTATCAACCGGGGCGGCGTTTTATCAAACAATTGAACAACTTGTGGGCAAGGTGCTTTTTTGTAGGTGGCTTTATCCCTTACAAGGTCATTTATGAGGCCAAACCCTTGAGTAAAAAATCTTATGTATATTGTGCCAACCACACCTCAGTGCTTGATATTATAGCGATGGGATTGGTTGTACGAGGTCCTTACTCGTTTATGGGCAAAGCAGAGCTAGGAAAAATTCCGTTATTTGGTTTTATGTTTTCACGTTTACATATTCCGGTAAATCGGGTAAGTAAAACCCAATCTTATCAAGCACTTCAGAAGGCGTTGGATACAGTGGATAAGGGCTTTAGTATACTGATGTATCCTGAAGGGACACGTTCAAAAAAAGCCCCAAAACTACAAAGGTTCAAGGATGGAGCTTTTAAGATTGCCATAGAAAAACAAGTACCTATAGTACCTGTAACAATGCCTTATAACTGGAAAATACTGGGCAACGATTCGCTCCCTAACTGGCACAAGGGCAAGGCCATCGTGCATAAACCAATAGAAACCCAAGGGTTGACTATGGATGATTTAGCCATGTTGAAACAACAAACTTTTACTGTGATAGATAATGAACTCAAAAAATACTATGAACCCCAACTCGCAACCGAACGTCGATCGTCAAACGCTTCATAA
- a CDS encoding GNAT family N-acetyltransferase: MITSKFKTPRLILRELSLHDLDSVHELHSLPETDEFNTLGIPQNKQETLSILQQWVAFQQSNTRKNYTLAVEFEQHFVGLVGLHLGALKMRNGEVWYKIHSNYWGRGIATEAVSEVLRFAFHDLVLHRIEAGCAIENQRSIKVLEKIGMTSEGRKRKALPLKTGWADTWEYAILEDEFNN; this comes from the coding sequence GTGATTACTTCTAAATTTAAAACTCCTCGCTTAATACTTCGCGAGTTGAGTTTACACGACCTTGACAGTGTACACGAGCTACACTCTTTGCCAGAAACAGACGAGTTCAATACACTTGGTATACCACAAAACAAACAAGAAACCCTGAGTATTTTACAACAATGGGTTGCTTTTCAACAATCAAATACTCGCAAGAACTATACATTAGCAGTAGAGTTTGAGCAACACTTTGTGGGCTTGGTTGGATTGCACCTGGGGGCACTCAAAATGCGTAATGGAGAAGTGTGGTATAAGATACACTCAAACTACTGGGGGCGTGGCATAGCCACCGAAGCAGTGTCTGAGGTGCTTCGCTTTGCTTTTCATGACCTTGTGTTGCACCGTATAGAAGCAGGGTGTGCCATTGAAAATCAAAGATCAATCAAAGTGTTAGAAAAAATAGGCATGACTTCAGAGGGGCGTAAGCGTAAAGCACTGCCCTTAAAAACAGGTTGGGCTGATACTTGGGAGTATGCTATTTTAGAAGATGAATTTAATAATTAA
- a CDS encoding DUF4097 family beta strand repeat-containing protein, with product MMVLLVAGTHITAQAQKVVNVSLSNPGKPGKLKMTTTFGAIKIVGYNGKEVKISSSSVLPKKSHSDKSGGLKRIANSFMKLTITEENNYVKISTSSHQHITYLIQVPRKFDLKLGMVNGGKMEIENIEGEIEASNVNGSIIAKNISGAMLANTVNGKIIVDFDKIKPNTPMSFRGLSGKIDLTLPKSTKATFKMRADRGDIFSDFEMDIVDEPTVVKKGDNKKRIIVSKWVKGKLNGGGANFTLKNMHGNIYIRQKK from the coding sequence ATGATGGTCTTGTTAGTAGCAGGAACACATATAACAGCCCAGGCTCAAAAGGTGGTTAATGTGTCTTTAAGCAACCCTGGTAAACCAGGTAAACTCAAAATGACTACTACATTTGGTGCCATTAAAATAGTGGGTTATAACGGTAAAGAAGTCAAAATCTCTTCCTCTTCGGTACTTCCAAAAAAATCTCATTCTGATAAATCAGGAGGGCTGAAACGCATTGCCAATAGCTTTATGAAACTGACCATTACCGAAGAAAACAACTATGTAAAGATTTCTACCAGTAGTCACCAACATATTACTTATTTAATACAAGTACCCCGTAAATTTGACCTGAAACTAGGCATGGTAAATGGGGGGAAAATGGAAATAGAAAATATAGAGGGTGAAATAGAAGCCAGTAATGTAAACGGGAGCATTATTGCAAAGAATATATCGGGGGCGATGCTTGCCAATACAGTGAATGGTAAAATTATCGTAGATTTTGATAAGATAAAACCTAACACTCCCATGTCTTTCCGGGGCTTAAGCGGTAAGATTGACCTTACCCTGCCCAAGTCTACCAAAGCTACCTTTAAAATGCGAGCAGACCGAGGAGATATTTTTAGTGATTTTGAGATGGATATAGTAGACGAACCAACCGTAGTAAAAAAGGGTGACAACAAAAAACGTATCATTGTGAGCAAGTGGGTAAAAGGTAAACTCAATGGAGGAGGGGCTAATTTCACGCTTAAAAACATGCACGGCAATATTTACATACGGCAAAAAAAATAA
- the gatC gene encoding Asp-tRNA(Asn)/Glu-tRNA(Gln) amidotransferase subunit GatC codes for MNPNSQPNVDRQTLHKIAQLARLDISATEEEAVLSDLNQILDWVEKLKELDTEGVEPLRFMSGEVNNLREDSPNNALDKSAALKLAPKADQDHVLVPKVLNND; via the coding sequence ATGAACCCCAACTCGCAACCGAACGTCGATCGTCAAACGCTTCATAAAATAGCTCAATTGGCAAGGTTGGATATATCAGCAACAGAAGAAGAAGCTGTTTTGAGTGATTTGAATCAAATCTTGGACTGGGTAGAAAAACTCAAAGAACTAGATACAGAGGGGGTAGAGCCATTGCGTTTTATGTCGGGTGAAGTGAATAACCTTCGTGAAGATAGTCCCAATAATGCCTTAGACAAGTCAGCGGCATTGAAACTAGCCCCTAAAGCAGATCAAGACCACGTGTTAGTGCCCAAAGTATTGAATAATGATTAG
- a CDS encoding thymidine kinase: MFIEPNIRNTPHNSTGWIEVVCGSMFSGKTEELIRRVKRAKIAKQQVAIFKPAIDTRFHARHVVSHNANAVMSTPVPSSQEILKNIDKCDVVGIDEAQFFDEGIIDVSIELANRGIRVIVAGLDMDFQGKPFGPMPHLMAVAEYVTKVHAICVTCGDIAHYSHRLVSSDEKVVLGEQDIYEPLCRKCYYSDEKPEVKVSSTPTENVNGVHKN; the protein is encoded by the coding sequence ATGTTTATTGAGCCTAATATTAGAAATACTCCCCATAACAGTACAGGATGGATTGAAGTAGTATGTGGATCTATGTTTTCGGGTAAAACTGAAGAATTGATTCGCAGGGTGAAACGAGCCAAAATAGCCAAACAACAAGTAGCTATTTTTAAACCTGCCATAGATACACGTTTTCACGCCCGGCATGTGGTATCGCATAATGCCAACGCGGTAATGTCAACCCCAGTGCCATCGTCACAGGAGATTCTGAAGAATATAGACAAGTGTGATGTAGTGGGTATAGACGAAGCCCAATTTTTTGACGAAGGAATTATCGATGTGAGCATTGAATTGGCAAATCGAGGCATAAGGGTAATAGTTGCCGGATTGGATATGGATTTTCAGGGCAAGCCCTTTGGTCCTATGCCTCACCTAATGGCTGTAGCTGAGTATGTTACCAAGGTACATGCCATTTGTGTGACATGTGGCGACATTGCTCATTATTCGCATCGTTTGGTGTCGTCAGACGAAAAAGTGGTATTGGGTGAACAAGACATCTATGAACCATTATGCCGCAAATGTTATTATAGCGACGAAAAGCCAGAGGTAAAAGTAAGTAGTACGCCTACCGAAAATGTAAATGGTGTGCACAAAAACTGA
- a CDS encoding MFS transporter → MKTLIFWREWNKTPRILYTLLLVVFLGALSWCMYHYTKGTDNVFGWTTNQKLDVIPVKLSTYTKGIFNIPIEGVSYVVKESFQTVTKTLNTPTRFVYGSFILLAMCVLLTVISSLQRLWYFAGMAIFMFFLSKFGFGYLGDSFGDSLFLIICIALYGLTSYYFQSFGKYLGLLPRLFSFIAITVGLGVWISVSSTVNFPVMYLSTFSWIIPLALTFVFITIIGHDIIYGFFHLIAKYNPGNKTNSIHFGIISFIYLGNLVLIFLKDRGNIDFDILYIDLYWLLVVSAVLGIWGYRRRGVTISKFISFNPQGGLLYLALGIIAFATIGYYQAIGNDAINSVIRDVILFSHIGYGVGYVVYVYVNLGVYMGQQVDLTKVAYQGQFMPHPMLRLVGLVFIFGFYSASKQIQREQMLAGYHSVAASTYWAHGNKRLTMEHYKLATQYFFYTHQPHYALANLKIDGSTELVEAITHLQHAIISKPTEHAYSRLAEIYTKEEQYIDAVFTLREGVKVFPGSMQLNNNLGLAYSQTEVGDSAIYYFEKADSLAKGSLIPKNNLMAYLAFKKAEQFDPKKLQNGEDKQDLATKSNHIALYNLYQTSYQQPLDEQLKTNPRLNGEKFAYLYNYLLNRSGKRDNKAIDSVLAKETRKIESNKDNRDYAYYLQYVRACFQYYGGNISHGINSLASIPATKSNGYYNAVLGLWLLEQGAYEPAISYLKTAKKLQNTQAAIYLGIALSEKGDIKGAIENWKEALARQAEKKGRHRKNDSVALSLAQKVMGAFTDTVALNTDEEKFILLHYRHKYLNEQNLKDTYSAIQDPNYKTWAAADLMNYYLDQEKVAEAEEIYKTLKVRKLDNYIKAEINHAYLRLLKAQEKNDLLLQFVDQLELGTLHRNKKPYFMGIAWYNIGDHKKAEEYFKQAVNAAPFSEEVILTVTDFYLNAKKDIDKAYKIVTNAVRRNPFSAPLYKSYALRALEMGLDGYGDTALESIQDLTDKVEFERFKKKYLAYKTALEEKRVSVK, encoded by the coding sequence ATGAAGACTTTGATTTTTTGGCGAGAATGGAATAAAACCCCTCGTATACTATATACATTACTATTGGTGGTATTTTTGGGAGCACTGAGTTGGTGCATGTATCATTATACAAAAGGAACAGACAATGTTTTTGGCTGGACAACCAATCAAAAACTTGATGTAATTCCAGTAAAACTAAGTACTTATACCAAGGGGATATTTAATATTCCAATAGAAGGGGTGTCTTATGTGGTGAAAGAAAGCTTTCAAACAGTTACCAAAACCTTAAATACACCCACACGCTTTGTCTATGGGAGCTTTATTTTATTGGCAATGTGTGTGTTGCTTACAGTGATCAGCAGTCTGCAACGCCTATGGTATTTTGCCGGGATGGCTATTTTTATGTTCTTTTTGTCAAAATTTGGATTTGGTTATCTAGGTGACTCATTTGGCGATAGCCTTTTCCTTATTATCTGTATTGCCTTGTATGGGCTTACCAGCTATTACTTTCAGTCTTTTGGCAAGTATTTAGGGTTATTGCCCCGTTTGTTTAGCTTTATTGCCATTACTGTAGGGTTGGGCGTATGGATAAGTGTCTCCAGTACAGTTAATTTTCCGGTGATGTATTTAAGTACGTTTAGCTGGATCATACCTTTAGCACTCACTTTTGTATTCATTACCATTATAGGGCATGACATTATATATGGTTTTTTCCACTTAATTGCTAAATATAATCCTGGTAACAAAACCAATAGCATTCACTTTGGCATTATCTCTTTTATTTACCTGGGCAACTTGGTGCTTATTTTCTTAAAAGACCGGGGTAACATAGACTTTGATATTCTCTATATAGACCTTTATTGGTTGTTGGTTGTGTCGGCTGTTTTGGGTATTTGGGGGTATCGCCGCCGAGGAGTTACTATCAGTAAATTTATCTCTTTCAACCCACAGGGAGGCTTACTTTACCTTGCCTTAGGCATCATTGCTTTTGCAACTATTGGGTATTATCAAGCCATTGGAAACGACGCAATTAATTCGGTAATACGCGATGTTATTCTGTTTAGTCATATAGGCTATGGAGTGGGTTATGTAGTGTATGTGTATGTAAACTTGGGGGTTTATATGGGGCAACAAGTAGACCTTACCAAAGTAGCATATCAAGGGCAGTTTATGCCTCATCCAATGTTACGTTTGGTGGGTTTGGTGTTTATTTTTGGCTTTTACTCTGCTTCTAAGCAAATTCAAAGAGAACAAATGTTGGCGGGGTATCACTCGGTGGCAGCTTCTACTTATTGGGCACATGGCAACAAACGCCTCACTATGGAGCATTACAAACTTGCTACCCAATACTTTTTTTATACGCATCAGCCACACTATGCATTGGCAAACCTAAAAATAGATGGCTCGACAGAGCTGGTAGAAGCCATTACTCATTTGCAACATGCCATTATAAGTAAGCCCACTGAGCATGCCTATAGCCGACTCGCCGAGATATACACTAAAGAAGAACAATACATTGACGCTGTATTTACTTTACGTGAAGGAGTAAAGGTGTTTCCGGGTAGTATGCAGCTCAATAATAACCTTGGGTTGGCGTATAGCCAAACTGAAGTAGGTGACTCTGCTATTTATTACTTTGAGAAAGCCGACTCACTTGCTAAAGGTTCATTGATTCCTAAAAACAATCTGATGGCTTATCTTGCCTTTAAAAAAGCCGAGCAGTTTGATCCTAAAAAACTACAAAATGGGGAAGATAAACAAGATTTGGCCACCAAAAGCAATCACATTGCTTTGTATAACCTTTATCAAACTTCTTATCAACAACCATTAGATGAGCAATTGAAAACAAACCCTAGGCTAAACGGGGAAAAGTTTGCCTATTTGTATAATTACCTGCTTAACCGTTCCGGAAAACGAGACAATAAGGCCATAGATAGTGTTTTGGCGAAGGAAACCCGAAAAATAGAATCGAATAAAGACAATCGAGACTATGCCTACTATCTACAATATGTGCGGGCTTGTTTTCAATACTATGGTGGCAACATTTCTCATGGGATCAACTCTCTGGCAAGTATACCTGCTACCAAAAGTAACGGCTACTACAATGCAGTACTGGGGCTTTGGTTGCTAGAACAAGGGGCTTACGAGCCTGCCATTTCTTACTTAAAAACGGCTAAAAAACTACAAAACACCCAAGCTGCTATTTATTTGGGCATAGCTTTGAGCGAAAAGGGAGATATAAAGGGAGCCATAGAAAATTGGAAAGAGGCACTGGCAAGGCAAGCTGAGAAAAAGGGAAGGCATAGAAAAAACGACAGTGTAGCACTAAGTTTGGCGCAAAAAGTAATGGGGGCTTTTACAGATACTGTAGCGTTAAACACCGATGAAGAGAAATTTATATTATTACATTATCGTCATAAGTACCTGAATGAACAAAACCTAAAAGATACTTATAGTGCCATACAAGATCCCAACTATAAGACTTGGGCGGCTGCCGACTTAATGAATTATTACCTTGATCAGGAAAAAGTGGCTGAAGCGGAGGAGATATACAAAACCCTTAAAGTTAGGAAACTAGATAATTACATTAAAGCAGAGATAAACCACGCTTATCTTCGGTTGTTGAAGGCACAAGAAAAAAATGACCTGTTGTTGCAGTTCGTAGATCAACTGGAGTTGGGCACATTGCATCGTAACAAAAAGCCGTATTTTATGGGAATAGCCTGGTACAACATTGGCGACCATAAAAAAGCGGAGGAATATTTTAAGCAAGCTGTAAATGCTGCTCCTTTCTCTGAGGAGGTAATTTTGACAGTAACAGACTTTTATCTAAACGCTAAAAAAGACATAGACAAGGCCTATAAAATTGTAACCAATGCTGTAAGAAGAAATCCGTTTTCGGCGCCATTGTACAAGTCGTATGCCTTGCGTGCTTTAGAGATGGGGCTAGATGGTTATGGAGATACTGCCCTGGAAAGCATTCAAGACTTGACTGATAAAGTTGAATTTGAACGTTTTAAGAAAAAGTATCTGGCGTACAAAACAGCATTAGAAGAAAAAAGAGTTTCGGTGAAATAA
- a CDS encoding sulfite exporter TauE/SafE family protein — protein MIYVFLIIGSILTGFINTLAGSGSLIMLPLLMAAGLPANIANGTNRVATLVQSIVGVGTFVRNKKIDIKDSQLPIGVCVVGAFFGAFIATRTDPAFLKQFIKYLMIVMFFVILVKPKRWFKEADIASNKHKHPLTLVLLFFAGVYAGFIQAGIGIILLAILVLRADFSLPYANFVKLVVVLVYALPVLIIFVADNEVNWKLGGITACGQGLGAFLGARFATRYKNVQIWIYRLLVFVVLSAIIYLFKDDLGRLLGIDLSIKPA, from the coding sequence ATGATATATGTTTTTCTGATTATAGGGAGTATACTCACTGGTTTTATCAATACACTTGCAGGAAGCGGTAGTCTAATTATGTTGCCACTGTTGATGGCAGCAGGTTTACCTGCCAATATAGCCAATGGTACTAATAGGGTTGCTACTTTAGTACAAAGCATTGTAGGGGTGGGTACGTTTGTGAGAAACAAAAAAATAGACATCAAAGATAGCCAGTTGCCAATAGGGGTATGTGTGGTAGGAGCATTTTTTGGGGCTTTTATTGCTACACGCACTGATCCAGCTTTTTTGAAGCAGTTTATCAAATACTTAATGATTGTAATGTTTTTTGTGATTTTGGTCAAACCAAAGCGCTGGTTCAAAGAAGCAGACATAGCCAGCAATAAACACAAACATCCACTTACTCTTGTATTGCTATTTTTTGCTGGAGTATATGCAGGATTTATTCAGGCTGGCATTGGTATTATTTTGTTAGCTATTTTAGTATTGAGGGCTGATTTTAGTTTGCCTTATGCTAACTTTGTCAAGTTAGTAGTAGTGTTGGTATATGCACTTCCGGTACTTATTATTTTTGTTGCTGATAATGAAGTAAACTGGAAACTAGGTGGTATTACAGCTTGTGGGCAGGGTTTAGGGGCTTTTTTGGGTGCCCGATTTGCTACTCGTTACAAAAATGTACAAATATGGATTTATCGCTTGTTGGTCTTTGTGGTACTTTCGGCGATCATCTACTTATTTAAAGATGATTTGGGGCGTTTACTAGGCATCGATCTAAGTATAAAACCTGCCTAA
- the lpxB gene encoding lipid-A-disaccharide synthase produces MKYYVIAGERSGDLHASNLMKAIQKHDNEAAFRFWGGDEMQKVGGSMVKHYRETAFMGFVSVVKNLGKIRGFMKLCKQDILNYQPDVVVLVDYAGFNLRIAKFAKKHGFNTFFYISPKVWAWNTKRAYKIKANIDRMFVIFPFEQEFYQQFDYEVDYVGNPLLDAIANFTPNPEFRAQHGLDDRPIIALLPGSRKQEVERLLPIMLGNVGAFPSHQLVVAGVNNLPEKLYEEVVHHPEVKIIYEDAYNLLTQAEAAVVTSGTATLETGLFQVPQVVVYKTNVFSFSIAKRLIKVAYISLVNLVLGKEAVKELIQQQCTADNITQELTQLVKGGAKRAKVMQHYTTLEDLMGDTGASARAGTLMVKYLKEIKGLPKG; encoded by the coding sequence ATGAAGTATTATGTAATTGCAGGAGAACGTTCGGGGGATTTGCACGCGTCGAACTTGATGAAAGCCATTCAAAAACATGATAATGAAGCAGCATTTAGGTTTTGGGGAGGAGATGAAATGCAAAAAGTGGGAGGGAGCATGGTGAAACATTACCGCGAAACTGCTTTTATGGGTTTTGTTTCAGTGGTTAAAAACCTGGGTAAAATCCGGGGGTTTATGAAGTTGTGCAAGCAGGATATTTTGAACTACCAACCTGATGTGGTGGTGTTGGTGGATTATGCCGGGTTCAACTTACGCATTGCTAAGTTTGCAAAAAAACACGGTTTCAATACGTTTTTTTATATTTCGCCTAAAGTATGGGCCTGGAACACCAAGCGAGCTTATAAGATCAAGGCAAATATAGACCGTATGTTTGTTATTTTCCCTTTCGAACAAGAGTTTTATCAACAATTTGACTATGAGGTAGATTACGTGGGCAATCCTTTGTTGGACGCTATAGCTAACTTTACTCCCAATCCTGAGTTTAGAGCCCAACACGGACTCGATGACCGTCCAATCATTGCGTTGTTGCCAGGTAGCCGTAAACAAGAAGTAGAACGTTTGTTGCCTATAATGTTAGGTAATGTAGGAGCTTTTCCTTCTCATCAATTGGTAGTAGCAGGCGTAAATAACCTGCCCGAAAAACTATATGAAGAAGTGGTTCATCACCCTGAGGTAAAAATCATTTATGAAGATGCTTATAATTTACTCACTCAGGCAGAGGCGGCTGTAGTTACCTCTGGTACAGCTACGTTAGAAACGGGACTTTTTCAGGTGCCACAAGTGGTAGTTTACAAAACCAATGTTTTTTCTTTTTCCATAGCCAAACGCTTGATTAAAGTAGCTTATATTTCTTTGGTGAATCTGGTATTGGGCAAGGAAGCAGTAAAGGAGTTAATTCAACAACAATGTACTGCCGATAATATAACACAAGAACTTACACAACTGGTAAAAGGAGGTGCCAAGCGAGCCAAAGTAATGCAACATTACACAACACTAGAAGATCTGATGGGTGACACAGGTGCTTCTGCCCGTGCTGGTACTCTCATGGTAAAGTACCTTAAAGAGATCAAAGGGCTGCCTAAAGGTTAA